In Aestuariibaculum lutulentum, one DNA window encodes the following:
- a CDS encoding uracil-DNA glycosylase: protein MKPQLLNSWMPYLQDEFEKTYFQALNEFVEKEYYEAECFPPKDQIFNAFNHCAFENVKVVIIGQDPYHDQGQANGLCFSVNDGIKHPPSLVNIFKEIETDLEVAYPESGNLERWADQGVLLLNATLTVRAHQAGSHQKKGWETFTDVVIKTISDYKDNVVFLLWGGYAKKKVKLIDSKKHHVLISGHPSPLSANRGYWFGNKHFSKTNEILRELGKEVITW, encoded by the coding sequence ATGAAACCACAATTGCTTAATAGTTGGATGCCCTATTTACAAGATGAATTTGAAAAAACTTATTTTCAAGCCTTGAATGAGTTTGTTGAAAAAGAGTATTATGAGGCAGAATGCTTTCCTCCGAAAGATCAAATTTTTAATGCGTTTAACCATTGTGCTTTTGAAAATGTAAAAGTGGTTATAATTGGTCAGGATCCTTATCATGACCAGGGACAAGCCAATGGTTTGTGTTTTTCTGTTAATGACGGCATTAAACATCCGCCTTCTTTAGTCAATATTTTTAAGGAAATAGAAACCGATTTGGAAGTCGCTTATCCAGAAAGTGGAAATCTGGAGCGTTGGGCAGATCAGGGTGTTTTGTTGTTAAATGCAACTTTAACGGTTAGAGCGCATCAGGCGGGAAGTCATCAAAAGAAAGGCTGGGAAACCTTTACAGATGTTGTTATAAAAACCATAAGTGATTATAAAGATAATGTAGTGTTTTTACTTTGGGGAGGTTATGCTAAAAAGAAGGTGAAGTTAATCGATTCAAAAAAACATCATGTTTTAATAAGTGGACACCCTTCGCCTTTAAGTGCAAACAGAGGGTATTGGTTTGGTAATAAACATTTCAGTAAGACCAATGAAATTTTACGAGAGTTAGGTAAAGAAGTTATCACCTGGTAA
- a CDS encoding YfcC family protein — protein sequence MKKLKFPTAQTILLIIAALVAGLTWLVPSGKFDTLTYNKAENTFTKTSLGETSSLPANQKTLDELQVKIPLEKFTHGDIWKPIGIPDTYKEVEASPQGITAFIQSPIKGIIEASDIIFLVLFIGGLIGIMNFTGAFDAGINWLAHALKGREYLLIILVTTLIAIGGTTFGLAEETIAFYPILIPIFLAAKYDAMVALASIYIGSSIGTMCSTVNPFSVIIASDAAGINWTTGLTARFVILLIGTLICILYIIRYAQRVKKDPSKSIIFNQKESIEKMFGNTTNATVVLTTRLRIILFVFVMCFVVMIYGVSNLNWWFLEMTVVFLVGTIVIGILGKIKESTLVDTFVKGASDLLGVALIIGIARGITVLMDDGQISDTMLYYASTATNGMNKGLFVNALLYIFGGLSFFIPSSSGMAVLTMPIISPLADGVGIGRDLVVNAYQYGMGLFAFINPTGLILASLAIVKVGYDKWLKFVTPLVIILTVFIMIALTILVYL from the coding sequence ATGAAAAAACTCAAATTCCCAACCGCACAAACCATTTTATTAATAATAGCGGCTTTAGTTGCCGGATTAACTTGGTTAGTTCCTTCTGGGAAATTTGACACATTAACCTACAATAAAGCCGAAAACACCTTTACTAAAACCAGTTTAGGAGAAACTTCTAGTTTACCAGCTAATCAAAAAACGCTTGATGAATTGCAGGTAAAAATCCCTTTAGAAAAATTTACTCATGGCGATATTTGGAAACCTATTGGTATTCCTGATACTTATAAAGAGGTTGAAGCATCACCTCAAGGTATTACAGCCTTCATCCAATCACCAATTAAAGGTATCATTGAAGCTTCAGATATTATCTTTTTAGTTCTTTTTATTGGTGGATTAATAGGTATTATGAATTTCACCGGAGCTTTTGATGCCGGAATCAACTGGTTGGCTCATGCTCTAAAAGGCAGAGAGTACCTATTAATTATTTTAGTCACAACACTCATTGCCATTGGAGGAACCACTTTTGGACTAGCCGAAGAAACCATTGCCTTCTACCCCATCCTGATTCCTATTTTTCTAGCTGCTAAGTACGATGCCATGGTTGCTTTGGCAAGCATTTATATAGGATCGTCCATCGGAACAATGTGTTCAACTGTTAATCCGTTTAGCGTAATTATTGCATCAGATGCTGCTGGAATAAACTGGACTACCGGACTAACTGCTCGTTTTGTTATTCTCTTAATAGGAACTCTTATTTGCATTCTATACATTATTCGATATGCCCAACGTGTAAAAAAAGACCCTTCAAAATCCATTATTTTCAATCAAAAAGAATCCATTGAAAAAATGTTTGGGAACACCACTAATGCAACAGTGGTTTTAACTACGCGTCTTCGTATTATTTTATTTGTTTTCGTAATGTGTTTTGTAGTTATGATTTATGGCGTTTCTAATCTAAACTGGTGGTTTTTAGAAATGACAGTCGTCTTTCTTGTAGGTACGATAGTTATAGGTATTCTTGGAAAAATAAAAGAGTCCACCTTAGTTGATACATTTGTAAAAGGTGCCAGTGATTTATTAGGTGTTGCTTTAATTATAGGTATTGCGAGAGGAATCACCGTTCTTATGGATGACGGTCAAATTAGTGACACGATGCTATACTATGCAAGTACAGCTACAAATGGCATGAACAAAGGACTATTTGTTAATGCGCTTCTTTATATTTTCGGTGGACTATCATTCTTTATTCCTTCGTCTTCTGGAATGGCAGTACTAACTATGCCAATTATTTCACCGCTAGCTGATGGTGTAGGTATTGGTCGGGATTTGGTAGTGAATGCCTACCAATATGGTATGGGGCTTTTTGCTTTTATAAATCCAACAGGGTTAATTTTAGCTTCTTTAGCCATTGTAAAAGTTGGTTACGATAAATGGCTGAAGTTTGTAACTCCGTTAGTAATCATTCTAACCGTATTTATTATGATTGCCCTAACCATACTTGTTTACCTTTAA
- a CDS encoding metal-dependent hydrolase, translating into MKITFYGHASLGIEVNDVNILVDPFISANEKASHINIEELKADYILVTHAHQDHILDVEAIAKRTNAVIISNAEIATYYQNKGFEAHPMNHGGHWDFEFGTVKYVVALHSSSFPDGTYGGQPGGFVIEGEHKNIYIAGDTALTYDMQLIPLRTKLDLAILPIGDNFTMGVDDAITASDFVECDKVLGYHFDTFGYIEIDHEEAKRKFFDNDKDLMLLEIGESIEL; encoded by the coding sequence ATGAAAATTACATTTTACGGTCACGCCAGTTTAGGAATAGAAGTTAACGATGTGAACATTCTTGTCGATCCATTTATTTCGGCTAACGAGAAAGCTTCTCATATCAATATCGAAGAGTTAAAGGCCGATTATATTTTGGTAACCCATGCACATCAGGATCACATTTTAGATGTTGAAGCCATTGCAAAACGTACAAATGCTGTTATTATTTCCAATGCTGAAATTGCAACCTATTACCAAAATAAAGGATTTGAGGCACACCCAATGAATCATGGTGGGCACTGGGATTTTGAATTTGGTACTGTGAAATATGTTGTTGCTTTACATTCATCGTCATTTCCTGATGGGACTTATGGCGGCCAACCGGGAGGTTTCGTTATCGAAGGTGAACATAAAAATATTTACATCGCAGGCGATACGGCATTGACTTACGATATGCAGTTAATACCGCTACGTACCAAGTTAGATTTAGCTATTCTTCCAATTGGAGATAATTTTACCATGGGAGTAGATGATGCTATTACAGCAAGTGATTTTGTAGAGTGCGATAAGGTTTTAGGCTATCATTTCGACACTTTTGGTTATATTGAAATCGATCACGAAGAGGCAAAACGTAAGTTTTTTGATAACGACAAAGATTTAATGTTATTAGAAATTGGTGAAAGTATAGAGTTATAG
- a CDS encoding 1,4-dihydroxy-2-naphthoyl-CoA synthase, whose amino-acid sequence MEQIDWKVAKEYEDITYKKCNGVARIAFNRPNVRNAFRPKTTSELYDAFYDANEDVNIGVVLLSAEGPSTKDGIWSFCSGGDQKARGHQGYVGEDGYHRLNILEVQRLIRFMPKAVIAVVPGWAVGGGHSLHVVCDLTLASKEHAIFKQTDADVTSFDGGYGSAYLAKMVGQKKAREIFFLGRNYSAQEGFEMGMVNAVIPHDELEATAYEWAQEILAKSPTSIKMLKFAMNLTDDGMVGQQVFAGEATRLAYMTDEAIEGRNAFLEKRKPNFAKKWIP is encoded by the coding sequence ATGGAGCAAATAGATTGGAAAGTTGCTAAAGAATACGAGGATATAACCTATAAAAAATGTAATGGAGTTGCGAGAATAGCGTTTAACAGACCTAATGTTCGTAATGCCTTCAGACCTAAAACAACAAGCGAATTATATGATGCCTTTTATGACGCTAATGAAGATGTAAATATCGGAGTTGTATTATTATCGGCCGAAGGGCCATCTACTAAAGATGGAATTTGGAGCTTTTGTTCAGGAGGAGACCAAAAGGCAAGAGGACATCAAGGTTATGTAGGTGAAGACGGGTATCACCGTTTGAATATTTTAGAAGTTCAACGATTAATCCGTTTTATGCCTAAAGCTGTAATTGCAGTAGTTCCAGGTTGGGCCGTAGGTGGAGGTCACAGTTTACATGTGGTTTGCGACTTAACTTTAGCCAGTAAAGAACATGCTATTTTTAAGCAAACTGATGCTGATGTAACTAGTTTTGACGGTGGCTATGGTTCTGCTTATTTGGCAAAAATGGTCGGGCAGAAAAAAGCGCGTGAAATTTTCTTTTTAGGACGTAATTATTCAGCTCAGGAAGGTTTTGAAATGGGAATGGTTAATGCCGTAATTCCTCATGATGAATTGGAAGCAACCGCATACGAATGGGCTCAGGAAATATTGGCCAAATCACCAACATCTATTAAAATGTTGAAGTTCGCAATGAACTTAACCGATGATGGTATGGTTGGTCAGCAGGTGTTTGCCGGAGAAGCGACGCGTTTAGCATATATGACCGATGAAGCTATTGAAGGACGAAATGCTTTCTTGGAAAAACGTAAGCCTAATTTTGCTAAAAAATGGATTCCATAA
- the menA gene encoding 1,4-dihydroxy-2-naphthoate octaprenyltransferase, producing MKNFSVWISAMRLRTLPLSISGIILASCLAAYNGYFNWLIFTLAILTTLSFQILSNLANDYGDGVKGTDNEDRVGPDRAIQSGDISPEEMFNAIKLNVLISIGLAFFLIFVSFGVNHFLLTLLFFVLGIASVIAAIKYTVGNNAYGYKGLGDVYVFIFFGLISVIGCYVLYAKTIDHVVFLPAITVGMLSAAVLNLNNMRDIESDVKSNKITLAVKIGIANAKKYQLFLVGGAIVLSALFGILYYTSIFNLIFFIAYIPLILHIKTVVTNKDSKLLDPELKKVALTTVLLAVLMGIGHLL from the coding sequence ATGAAGAATTTTTCTGTTTGGATTTCAGCCATGCGTTTACGAACGCTGCCTTTATCAATTTCTGGAATTATTTTAGCCTCTTGTTTAGCAGCCTACAATGGATATTTTAACTGGCTCATTTTTACCTTGGCCATCTTAACAACGCTTAGTTTTCAAATTCTTTCAAACTTAGCTAACGATTATGGCGATGGAGTAAAAGGAACCGATAATGAAGATCGAGTAGGGCCAGATCGTGCGATACAATCTGGTGATATTTCTCCAGAGGAAATGTTTAATGCTATAAAGCTGAATGTGCTTATTTCAATTGGCTTGGCATTCTTCCTGATTTTTGTGTCATTTGGGGTAAATCATTTTTTATTAACCTTATTATTCTTTGTGTTAGGAATAGCGAGTGTTATTGCGGCTATTAAATATACCGTAGGAAATAATGCCTATGGATATAAGGGTTTAGGTGATGTTTATGTGTTTATCTTTTTCGGATTAATTAGTGTTATTGGTTGTTACGTACTATACGCTAAAACTATTGATCATGTGGTATTTTTACCGGCAATTACTGTTGGTATGCTGAGTGCTGCGGTATTGAATCTGAACAACATGCGAGATATAGAATCTGATGTGAAATCGAATAAAATTACATTAGCTGTTAAAATAGGAATTGCAAATGCAAAAAAGTATCAGTTATTCCTTGTTGGAGGAGCTATTGTGTTATCAGCTTTATTCGGGATTTTATATTATACGTCTATATTTAATTTGATATTTTTTATTGCTTACATCCCATTAATCCTCCATATAAAAACAGTGGTAACCAATAAAGATTCCAAATTATTAGACCCGGAATTAAAGAAGGTGGCTTTAACAACAGTGTTATTAGCTGTTCTAATGGGGATAGGACATTTGTTATAG